From Actinomyces sp. oral taxon 171 str. F0337, one genomic window encodes:
- a CDS encoding ABC transporter ATP-binding protein, with protein MIRTTAAPVTRSPSSCPQVGRTAPAPAINSRGLRKTFGSIVAVDNLDLTVRPGEVVAFLGPNGAGKSTTLDMVLGLARPDAGTIELLGTSPNQAVQAGRVGVIFQDGGLLDDFTVGETLRVVASMRPRHCDGVSHASRLDDVVDQANLGRILTRRVSRCSGGERQRLRLALALLPDPDLLVMDEPTAGMDVSARIAFWETMRTQTRRGRTILFATHYLEEAASFADRIVIIAHGRLVADGNVDEIRALGDGALVTATWPGISEEALGQHLADCPAASSILHAVVHGEHVELRTTDSDTVTRWLLSATPAEHLGIGAASLNEVFTALTSGGSDEAPPPTP; from the coding sequence ATGATCCGAACCACCGCAGCCCCCGTCACTCGCTCCCCGAGTTCCTGCCCTCAGGTCGGGCGCACAGCTCCAGCCCCCGCGATCAACTCCCGTGGTCTGCGTAAGACATTCGGGAGCATCGTCGCCGTCGACAACCTCGACCTGACCGTCCGGCCCGGAGAGGTGGTCGCCTTCCTGGGCCCCAATGGCGCGGGCAAGTCCACCACCCTCGACATGGTCCTGGGGCTGGCCCGGCCCGACGCCGGAACGATCGAGCTTCTGGGGACCTCCCCCAACCAGGCGGTCCAGGCTGGTCGCGTTGGTGTCATCTTCCAGGACGGCGGTCTTCTGGACGACTTCACCGTCGGGGAGACCCTGCGGGTCGTGGCCTCGATGCGACCCCGGCACTGCGACGGCGTCTCGCACGCTTCCAGGCTCGACGACGTCGTCGACCAGGCGAATCTTGGCCGGATCCTCACCCGCAGAGTGAGCCGCTGCTCGGGAGGCGAGCGCCAGCGCCTGCGCCTGGCCCTTGCTCTGCTGCCAGACCCCGACCTCCTCGTGATGGACGAGCCCACCGCCGGCATGGACGTCAGCGCCCGGATTGCCTTCTGGGAGACGATGCGCACCCAGACCCGGCGAGGTCGCACCATCCTGTTCGCCACCCACTACCTGGAGGAGGCGGCCTCCTTCGCCGACCGCATCGTCATCATCGCCCACGGCCGCCTGGTCGCCGACGGCAACGTCGATGAGATCCGAGCCCTGGGCGACGGCGCCCTGGTCACCGCCACCTGGCCCGGAATCTCCGAGGAAGCACTGGGTCAGCACCTGGCCGACTGCCCCGCGGCCAGCAGCATCCTGCACGCGGTCGTCCACGGTGAGCACGTGGAGCTGCGCACGACGGACTCCGACACCGTCACCCGCTGGCTGCTGAGCGCCACCCCCGCCGAGCACCTGGGTATCGGCGCCGCGAGCCTCAACGAGGTCTTCACCGCACTGACCTCCGGCGGCTCCGACGAAGCACCCCCGCCAACGCCTTAG
- a CDS encoding ATP-binding cassette domain-containing protein, with the protein MSASPSSTPVSSPSNSDSPLEEQVTSSGLSIEFSNAGYRHRWGNWSLHNITHTFKPGRITGLLGRNGSGKSTLLDLAAGLRRPTEGAVTTSGMDIIDSSAARSSICLLGTRRSLLERSQIKDSLALWEASRPGWSRQDAERYLTLFEIPATTRPSRLSFGQRSALDAVFALACHCPVLLLDEIQLGMDAVVRRMFWEALLDLYVRERPTIIISSHEVDDIEDLVEDVVVLQHGTMSAAASADDLRAAATAPNTPLASLTDALVDMTTPASDTTS; encoded by the coding sequence ATGAGCGCCTCACCATCTTCCACCCCTGTCTCGAGCCCCTCAAACTCTGACTCGCCATTGGAGGAGCAGGTGACGAGCAGCGGACTTTCCATAGAATTTTCCAACGCCGGCTACAGGCATCGTTGGGGGAACTGGTCGCTGCACAACATCACCCACACCTTCAAACCTGGAAGAATCACCGGGCTCCTGGGGAGAAACGGCTCAGGGAAGTCGACACTACTGGATCTGGCCGCCGGATTGCGTCGCCCAACAGAGGGAGCAGTGACGACATCAGGCATGGATATCATCGATAGCTCTGCGGCTCGGTCGTCGATTTGTCTGCTCGGAACGCGCAGGAGCCTCTTGGAACGCTCTCAGATCAAGGACTCGCTTGCCTTGTGGGAGGCTTCTCGACCGGGGTGGAGCCGTCAGGATGCCGAGCGCTATCTCACCTTGTTCGAGATACCGGCCACAACACGTCCGTCGCGACTGTCTTTCGGTCAGCGTTCCGCACTCGACGCCGTCTTCGCACTGGCATGCCACTGTCCCGTCCTGCTCCTGGATGAGATCCAGCTGGGCATGGATGCCGTGGTTCGACGCATGTTCTGGGAGGCCCTGCTCGACCTCTACGTACGGGAGCGCCCTACCATCATTATCTCTTCTCACGAGGTTGATGACATTGAGGACCTTGTGGAGGACGTCGTCGTCCTGCAGCACGGAACCATGAGCGCGGCGGCAAGCGCCGACGACCTGCGAGCCGCCGCCACCGCCCCCAACACCCCGCTGGCATCGCTGACTGATGCACTTGTGGACATGACGACCCCTGCGTCGGACACCACCAGTTAA